The following are encoded together in the Candidatus Hydrogenedentota bacterium genome:
- a CDS encoding 2-oxo acid dehydrogenase subunit E2 encodes MQEILLPKMGNSVEEAEIITWYKQEGDAVALGEPLFSIQTDKAEVDCESTASGVLRKILVPEGVEVPVLTVVALVGDSSEALPDLSRYAKAAPSAAVSVRKDALSSAQPAAAAAPASDTEDTSIVSGPLSPRARKAALRHHIDTGGIVGSGVGGRIMEGDVLAAGAAMSALSKSTPTARRMLENAGLSAAGIRGTGVGGKITKEDVNAAVASAAGAAAGDSTTAKRVPLSPMRRIIAERMCNSKYSAPHYYVTVEVDMAAAKRFRGQLTSFKASYNDLVLFAVARALREFPQVNARWETDSIVEGGDVNLGMAVALNTGLMVPVIRQAQLLSLEGLCAATRVLAEKAQTGKLLPDDYQGNSFTVSNLGAFGVDHFTAIINQPDSAILAVGQMKDRVVVIDRGIHIRPIMKLTLSSDHRVVDGAAAAKFMGRIKEILEEAAF; translated from the coding sequence ATGCAGGAAATTTTATTGCCCAAAATGGGTAACTCTGTCGAAGAAGCGGAAATTATCACCTGGTATAAACAGGAAGGCGACGCTGTAGCTTTGGGCGAACCGCTGTTCTCGATTCAAACCGATAAGGCGGAGGTTGATTGTGAGAGCACCGCCTCCGGTGTCTTGCGCAAGATCTTGGTTCCCGAAGGGGTGGAGGTGCCGGTCCTGACCGTGGTGGCGTTGGTGGGTGACAGTTCCGAAGCTTTGCCGGATTTAAGTCGGTATGCAAAGGCGGCTCCGAGCGCCGCTGTTTCCGTTAGGAAGGATGCGCTCTCTTCGGCGCAGCCCGCTGCCGCCGCTGCACCTGCTTCTGATACCGAGGACACCTCCATAGTTTCCGGTCCCTTGTCCCCTCGTGCACGAAAAGCCGCGCTGCGTCATCATATCGATACCGGAGGAATTGTTGGTTCCGGTGTTGGCGGCAGGATTATGGAAGGCGATGTGTTGGCAGCAGGCGCTGCTATGTCAGCCCTTTCGAAATCCACGCCTACGGCGCGGCGCATGTTAGAGAATGCCGGATTATCGGCGGCGGGGATTCGCGGCACCGGCGTCGGAGGAAAAATAACAAAAGAGGATGTTAACGCAGCCGTCGCATCGGCAGCGGGCGCTGCTGCAGGAGACAGCACAACCGCTAAGCGTGTACCCCTTTCGCCTATGCGGCGTATTATTGCCGAACGCATGTGCAACAGTAAATATAGTGCGCCCCATTATTATGTGACCGTAGAGGTTGACATGGCGGCAGCAAAGCGTTTTCGCGGACAACTGACTTCCTTTAAAGCGTCGTATAATGATCTGGTCTTGTTTGCCGTTGCCCGTGCATTGCGTGAGTTTCCTCAAGTCAACGCCCGTTGGGAGACGGACAGTATTGTAGAAGGGGGCGATGTTAATTTGGGGATGGCAGTCGCTTTGAATACGGGATTAATGGTGCCGGTCATCCGTCAAGCACAGCTTTTGTCCTTGGAAGGGCTTTGCGCCGCCACACGCGTATTAGCGGAAAAGGCACAAACAGGAAAGTTACTTCCCGACGATTACCAGGGGAACAGCTTTACAGTGTCCAATTTGGGTGCGTTTGGCGTAGACCATTTTACCGCCATCATTAACCAGCCCGACAGCGCCATTCTCGCGGTCGGTCAGATGAAAGATCGTGTGGTAGTCATTGACCG